From a single Pempheris klunzingeri isolate RE-2024b chromosome 2, fPemKlu1.hap1, whole genome shotgun sequence genomic region:
- the rbm5 gene encoding RNA-binding protein 5 isoform X1: MGADKRISRTERSGRYGSDQSRDESEWRDRRERDQERDHNMRRWCEDRRGERFEGDRRGSRDSPEDRERKRRNSDRSEDGYHSDGDYPEQDYRREPGEEKKSKTIMLWGLSPHVTEDDIRFAIDQLEGPQPVDVRLMKKKTGISRGFAFVDFYHLQDATRWMETNQKRLTIQGKSVDMHYSHPRNKYEDWLCNTCGLYNFRRRLKCFRCGAAKAGKYETSSNTGVSETQPSGDFYGDTIILRNIAPMTTVEAIMTALAPYANLSSNNIRLIKDKQTGQNRGFAFVQLSSPLEASQLLTILQGLQPPLKLDGKTIGVDYAKSARKDLLLPDGNRVSAFSVASTAIAAAQWSSSQPQQSSEGMSEYSYLQEGYTPMSQDYQTYYQQGIAASTSQGNGILGAAPGVKIVPTAAGVVISQNAQVYQPHIISQPAVQALALAQQLEAKPQTPGHLPGIEVASLPVAPLAAAATVTAASTATSSEQTANPSSGVPDTSTYQYDETSGYYYDPQTGLYYDPNTHYYYNSQTQQYLYWDSEKQTYVPADTNGGQNDNAAGGKEPKENKEKKEKPKSKTAQQIAKDMERWAKTLNKQKENFKSSFQPISQEERKEAAAADAGFTLFEKKQAGSLDRLMPEVSRGPEEEPPTSSVNTSKCGLVAAYSGDSDPEEGGAEPDGVDGIQDKLTDWKKLACLLCRRQFPNKESLIRHQQLSDLHKKNLEVLRRTKMTEAELEELERKETEMKYRDRAAERREKYGIPEPPAPKKKKFSQPTPAINYEQPTKDGLNSDNIGNKMLQAMGWKEGKGLGRNQQGITTPIEAQLRTKGAGLGTKGTNYTLSASDTYKDAVRKAMFARFTELE, encoded by the exons ATGGGAGCTGATAAAAG GATTAGTCGCACCGAGCGCAGTGGTAGATATGGCTCTGACCAGTCCCGTGATGAATCCGAATGGCGCGACAGACGAGAAAGGGACCAAGAGCGTGATCACAACATGCGCCGCTGGTGCGAAGACAGACGCGGTGAACGTTTTGAAGGTGATCGTCGAGGATCGAGAGACAGTCCAGAG GACAGAGAAAGGAAACGGCGAAACAGTGATAGATCAGAAGATGGTTATCACTCTGACGGCGACTACCCAGAGCAGGATTACAGAAGGGAGcctggagaggagaagaagagcaagACCATCATGCTCTGGGGCCTGTCTCCTCACGTCACTGAGGATGAT ATTCGTTTTGCCATAGACCAGCTGGAGGGACCGCAGCCAGTGGATGTCAGgctgatgaaaaagaaaacgg GTATAAGCCGTGGTTTCGCCTTCGTGGACTTTTATCACTTGCAAGATGCTACCCGATGGATGGAGACCAATCAG AAACGTCTGACCATCCAAGGCAAAAGCGTGGACATGCACTACAGTCACCCCAGAAACAAGTATGAAGACTGGCTCTGCAACACT tgtggcctgtacaatTTCCGGAGGAGGCTGAAGTGCTTCAGGTGTGGAGCAGCCAAAGCTGGTAAGTA TGAAACCAGCAGTAATACCGGAGTCTCTGAAACTCAACCCAGTGGAGATTTCTATGGCGACA CAATCATCCTGAGAAATATTGCTCCTATGACGACCGTAGAAGCCATCATGACGGCCCTGGCACCGTATGCCAATCTTTCATCTAACAACATTCGCCTCATCAAGGACAAGCAAACAGGCCAGAACAGAGGCTTTGCCTTTGTacagctctcctctcctctg GAGGCCTCTCAGCTACTAACCATCTTACAGGGACTGCAGCCTCCTCTAAAACTGGATGGAAAAACAATTGGGGTGGATTATGCTAAAAGTGCAAGAAA AGACCTTTTACTACCGGATGGGAATCGTGTCAGTGCCTTCTCTGTGGCCAGCACAGCAATTGCTGCAGCCCAGTGGTCCTCAAGTCAG ccacagcagagctcagagggAATGTCTGAGTACAGCTACCTGCAAGAAGGCTATACTCCCATGTCACAG GACTACCAGACGTACTACCAGCAGGGAATAGCAGCCAGCACCTCTCAGGGAAATGGGATTCTAGGAG CTGCCCCAGGTGTCAAGATTGTTCCAACTGCAGCTGGAGTTGTAATCTCACAGAACGCACAAGTCTACCAACCGCATATAATTTCGCAGCCTGCTGTTCAG GCACTGGCACTTGCACAGCAATTGGAGGCAAAACCCCAGACCCCAGGACATCTTCCAGGCATTGAAGTTGCGTCTTTGCCTGTTGCACCTCTAGCCGCTGCCGCCACCGTCACCGCTGCCAGTACAGCAACATCGTCGGAACAGACAGCCAACCCCAGCAGTG GTGTTCCTGATACATCCACCTATCAGTATGATGAGACCTCTGGCTACTATTatgatcctcagactggcctcTACTATGACCCAAATACTCAT TATTACTACAACTCTCAGACCCAGCAGTACCTGTACTGGGACAGTGAGAAGCAGACATATGTACCTGCCGATACAAATGGTGGACAAAATGATAACGCAGCAGGCGGCAAAGAACctaaagaaaacaaggagaagaaagaaaagcccAAAAGCAAGACTGCTCAGCAG ATTGCTAAAGACATGGAACGCTGGGCTAAAACGCTCAACAAGCAGAAAGAGAACTTCAAGAGTAGCTTTCAGCCTATTAGtcaagaagagaggaaggaagcagcagctgctgatgctggCTTCACACTGTTTGAAAAGAAG CAGGCAGGAAGTCTAGACAGACTCATGCCTGAGGTGTCCAGAGGCCCAGAGGAGGAGCCACCAACCAGCTCAGTCAACACGTCCAAG TGTGGCCTTGTGGCAGCCTACAGTGGAGACAGTGAccctgaggagggaggagcagagcctgatggtgttgatggtaTCCAGGATAAGCTGACAGACTGGAAAAAGTTGGCCTGTTTGCTGTGTAGGAGGCAGTTCCCCAACAAAGAGAGTCTGATTCGACATCAGCAACTCTCTGACCTCCACAAG AAAAACCTGGAGGTTCTCCGCCGAACCAAAATGACCGAAGCAGAGCTGGAAGAgttggagagaaaagagactgAG ATGAAATACAGAGACAGGGCAGCcgaaagaagagaaaaatatggCATCCCTGAACCCCCAGCAcccaaaaagaagaaatttaGCCAACCCACGCCTGCCAT TAACTATGAACAGCCCACTAAAGACGGCCTTAACAGTGACAATATTGGGAACAAAATGCTGCAGGCCATGGGGTGGAAGGAGGGTAAAGGTCTTGGTCGCAACCAGCAGGGCATCACTACACCAATTGAG GCACAGCTGAGAACAAAAGGAGCCGGACTTGGCACCAAAGGCACCAACTACACCCTCTCTGCTTCAGACACGTACAAAGACGCAGTACGCAAAGCCATGTTTGCTCGCTTCACTGAATTGGAATGA
- the rbm5 gene encoding RNA-binding protein 5 isoform X3, which produces MGADKRISRTERSGRYGSDQSRDESEWRDRRERDQERDHNMRRWCEDRRGERFEGDRRGSRDSPEDRERKRRNSDRSEDGYHSDGDYPEQDYRREPGEEKKSKTIMLWGLSPHVTEDDIRFAIDQLEGPQPVDVRLMKKKTGISRGFAFVDFYHLQDATRWMETNQKRLTIQGKSVDMHYSHPRNKYEDWLCNTCGLYNFRRRLKCFRCGAAKAGKYETSSNTGVSETQPSGDFYGDTIILRNIAPMTTVEAIMTALAPYANLSSNNIRLIKDKQTGQNRGFAFVQLSSPLEASQLLTILQGLQPPLKLDGKTIGVDYAKSARKDLLLPDGNRVSAFSVASTAIAAAQWSSSQPQQSSEGMSEYSYLQEGYTPMSQDYQTYYQQGIAASTSQGNGILGAAPGVKIVPTAAGVVISQNAQVYQPHIISQPAVQALALAQQLEAKPQTPGHLPGIEVASLPVAPLAAAATVTAASTATSSEQTANPSSGVPDTSTYQYDETSGYYYDPQTGLYYDPNTHYYYNSQTQQYLYWDSEKQTYVPADTNGGQNDNAAGGKEPKENKEKKEKPKSKTAQQIAKDMERWAKTLNKQKENFKSSFQPISQEERKEAAAADAGFTLFEKKAGSLDRLMPEVSRGPEEEPPTSSVNTSKCGLVAAYSGDSDPEEGGAEPDGVDGIQDKLTDWKKLACLLCRRQFPNKESLIRHQQLSDLHKKNLEVLRRTKMTEAELEELERKETEMKYRDRAAERREKYGIPEPPAPKKKKFSQPTPAINYEQPTKDGLNSDNIGNKMLQAMGWKEGKGLGRNQQGITTPIEAQLRTKGAGLGTKGTNYTLSASDTYKDAVRKAMFARFTELE; this is translated from the exons ATGGGAGCTGATAAAAG GATTAGTCGCACCGAGCGCAGTGGTAGATATGGCTCTGACCAGTCCCGTGATGAATCCGAATGGCGCGACAGACGAGAAAGGGACCAAGAGCGTGATCACAACATGCGCCGCTGGTGCGAAGACAGACGCGGTGAACGTTTTGAAGGTGATCGTCGAGGATCGAGAGACAGTCCAGAG GACAGAGAAAGGAAACGGCGAAACAGTGATAGATCAGAAGATGGTTATCACTCTGACGGCGACTACCCAGAGCAGGATTACAGAAGGGAGcctggagaggagaagaagagcaagACCATCATGCTCTGGGGCCTGTCTCCTCACGTCACTGAGGATGAT ATTCGTTTTGCCATAGACCAGCTGGAGGGACCGCAGCCAGTGGATGTCAGgctgatgaaaaagaaaacgg GTATAAGCCGTGGTTTCGCCTTCGTGGACTTTTATCACTTGCAAGATGCTACCCGATGGATGGAGACCAATCAG AAACGTCTGACCATCCAAGGCAAAAGCGTGGACATGCACTACAGTCACCCCAGAAACAAGTATGAAGACTGGCTCTGCAACACT tgtggcctgtacaatTTCCGGAGGAGGCTGAAGTGCTTCAGGTGTGGAGCAGCCAAAGCTGGTAAGTA TGAAACCAGCAGTAATACCGGAGTCTCTGAAACTCAACCCAGTGGAGATTTCTATGGCGACA CAATCATCCTGAGAAATATTGCTCCTATGACGACCGTAGAAGCCATCATGACGGCCCTGGCACCGTATGCCAATCTTTCATCTAACAACATTCGCCTCATCAAGGACAAGCAAACAGGCCAGAACAGAGGCTTTGCCTTTGTacagctctcctctcctctg GAGGCCTCTCAGCTACTAACCATCTTACAGGGACTGCAGCCTCCTCTAAAACTGGATGGAAAAACAATTGGGGTGGATTATGCTAAAAGTGCAAGAAA AGACCTTTTACTACCGGATGGGAATCGTGTCAGTGCCTTCTCTGTGGCCAGCACAGCAATTGCTGCAGCCCAGTGGTCCTCAAGTCAG ccacagcagagctcagagggAATGTCTGAGTACAGCTACCTGCAAGAAGGCTATACTCCCATGTCACAG GACTACCAGACGTACTACCAGCAGGGAATAGCAGCCAGCACCTCTCAGGGAAATGGGATTCTAGGAG CTGCCCCAGGTGTCAAGATTGTTCCAACTGCAGCTGGAGTTGTAATCTCACAGAACGCACAAGTCTACCAACCGCATATAATTTCGCAGCCTGCTGTTCAG GCACTGGCACTTGCACAGCAATTGGAGGCAAAACCCCAGACCCCAGGACATCTTCCAGGCATTGAAGTTGCGTCTTTGCCTGTTGCACCTCTAGCCGCTGCCGCCACCGTCACCGCTGCCAGTACAGCAACATCGTCGGAACAGACAGCCAACCCCAGCAGTG GTGTTCCTGATACATCCACCTATCAGTATGATGAGACCTCTGGCTACTATTatgatcctcagactggcctcTACTATGACCCAAATACTCAT TATTACTACAACTCTCAGACCCAGCAGTACCTGTACTGGGACAGTGAGAAGCAGACATATGTACCTGCCGATACAAATGGTGGACAAAATGATAACGCAGCAGGCGGCAAAGAACctaaagaaaacaaggagaagaaagaaaagcccAAAAGCAAGACTGCTCAGCAG ATTGCTAAAGACATGGAACGCTGGGCTAAAACGCTCAACAAGCAGAAAGAGAACTTCAAGAGTAGCTTTCAGCCTATTAGtcaagaagagaggaaggaagcagcagctgctgatgctggCTTCACACTGTTTGAAAAGAAG GCAGGAAGTCTAGACAGACTCATGCCTGAGGTGTCCAGAGGCCCAGAGGAGGAGCCACCAACCAGCTCAGTCAACACGTCCAAG TGTGGCCTTGTGGCAGCCTACAGTGGAGACAGTGAccctgaggagggaggagcagagcctgatggtgttgatggtaTCCAGGATAAGCTGACAGACTGGAAAAAGTTGGCCTGTTTGCTGTGTAGGAGGCAGTTCCCCAACAAAGAGAGTCTGATTCGACATCAGCAACTCTCTGACCTCCACAAG AAAAACCTGGAGGTTCTCCGCCGAACCAAAATGACCGAAGCAGAGCTGGAAGAgttggagagaaaagagactgAG ATGAAATACAGAGACAGGGCAGCcgaaagaagagaaaaatatggCATCCCTGAACCCCCAGCAcccaaaaagaagaaatttaGCCAACCCACGCCTGCCAT TAACTATGAACAGCCCACTAAAGACGGCCTTAACAGTGACAATATTGGGAACAAAATGCTGCAGGCCATGGGGTGGAAGGAGGGTAAAGGTCTTGGTCGCAACCAGCAGGGCATCACTACACCAATTGAG GCACAGCTGAGAACAAAAGGAGCCGGACTTGGCACCAAAGGCACCAACTACACCCTCTCTGCTTCAGACACGTACAAAGACGCAGTACGCAAAGCCATGTTTGCTCGCTTCACTGAATTGGAATGA
- the rbm5 gene encoding RNA-binding protein 5 isoform X2, with translation MGADKRISRTERSGRYGSDQSRDESEWRDRRERDQERDHNMRRWCEDRRGERFEGDRRGSRDSPEDRERKRRNSDRSEDGYHSDGDYPEQDYRREPGEEKKSKTIMLWGLSPHVTEDDIRFAIDQLEGPQPVDVRLMKKKTGISRGFAFVDFYHLQDATRWMETNQKRLTIQGKSVDMHYSHPRNKYEDWLCNTCGLYNFRRRLKCFRCGAAKAESETSSNTGVSETQPSGDFYGDTIILRNIAPMTTVEAIMTALAPYANLSSNNIRLIKDKQTGQNRGFAFVQLSSPLEASQLLTILQGLQPPLKLDGKTIGVDYAKSARKDLLLPDGNRVSAFSVASTAIAAAQWSSSQPQQSSEGMSEYSYLQEGYTPMSQDYQTYYQQGIAASTSQGNGILGAAPGVKIVPTAAGVVISQNAQVYQPHIISQPAVQALALAQQLEAKPQTPGHLPGIEVASLPVAPLAAAATVTAASTATSSEQTANPSSGVPDTSTYQYDETSGYYYDPQTGLYYDPNTHYYYNSQTQQYLYWDSEKQTYVPADTNGGQNDNAAGGKEPKENKEKKEKPKSKTAQQIAKDMERWAKTLNKQKENFKSSFQPISQEERKEAAAADAGFTLFEKKQAGSLDRLMPEVSRGPEEEPPTSSVNTSKCGLVAAYSGDSDPEEGGAEPDGVDGIQDKLTDWKKLACLLCRRQFPNKESLIRHQQLSDLHKKNLEVLRRTKMTEAELEELERKETEMKYRDRAAERREKYGIPEPPAPKKKKFSQPTPAINYEQPTKDGLNSDNIGNKMLQAMGWKEGKGLGRNQQGITTPIEAQLRTKGAGLGTKGTNYTLSASDTYKDAVRKAMFARFTELE, from the exons ATGGGAGCTGATAAAAG GATTAGTCGCACCGAGCGCAGTGGTAGATATGGCTCTGACCAGTCCCGTGATGAATCCGAATGGCGCGACAGACGAGAAAGGGACCAAGAGCGTGATCACAACATGCGCCGCTGGTGCGAAGACAGACGCGGTGAACGTTTTGAAGGTGATCGTCGAGGATCGAGAGACAGTCCAGAG GACAGAGAAAGGAAACGGCGAAACAGTGATAGATCAGAAGATGGTTATCACTCTGACGGCGACTACCCAGAGCAGGATTACAGAAGGGAGcctggagaggagaagaagagcaagACCATCATGCTCTGGGGCCTGTCTCCTCACGTCACTGAGGATGAT ATTCGTTTTGCCATAGACCAGCTGGAGGGACCGCAGCCAGTGGATGTCAGgctgatgaaaaagaaaacgg GTATAAGCCGTGGTTTCGCCTTCGTGGACTTTTATCACTTGCAAGATGCTACCCGATGGATGGAGACCAATCAG AAACGTCTGACCATCCAAGGCAAAAGCGTGGACATGCACTACAGTCACCCCAGAAACAAGTATGAAGACTGGCTCTGCAACACT tgtggcctgtacaatTTCCGGAGGAGGCTGAAGTGCTTCAGGTGTGGAGCAGCCAAAGCTG AAAGTGAAACCAGCAGTAATACCGGAGTCTCTGAAACTCAACCCAGTGGAGATTTCTATGGCGACA CAATCATCCTGAGAAATATTGCTCCTATGACGACCGTAGAAGCCATCATGACGGCCCTGGCACCGTATGCCAATCTTTCATCTAACAACATTCGCCTCATCAAGGACAAGCAAACAGGCCAGAACAGAGGCTTTGCCTTTGTacagctctcctctcctctg GAGGCCTCTCAGCTACTAACCATCTTACAGGGACTGCAGCCTCCTCTAAAACTGGATGGAAAAACAATTGGGGTGGATTATGCTAAAAGTGCAAGAAA AGACCTTTTACTACCGGATGGGAATCGTGTCAGTGCCTTCTCTGTGGCCAGCACAGCAATTGCTGCAGCCCAGTGGTCCTCAAGTCAG ccacagcagagctcagagggAATGTCTGAGTACAGCTACCTGCAAGAAGGCTATACTCCCATGTCACAG GACTACCAGACGTACTACCAGCAGGGAATAGCAGCCAGCACCTCTCAGGGAAATGGGATTCTAGGAG CTGCCCCAGGTGTCAAGATTGTTCCAACTGCAGCTGGAGTTGTAATCTCACAGAACGCACAAGTCTACCAACCGCATATAATTTCGCAGCCTGCTGTTCAG GCACTGGCACTTGCACAGCAATTGGAGGCAAAACCCCAGACCCCAGGACATCTTCCAGGCATTGAAGTTGCGTCTTTGCCTGTTGCACCTCTAGCCGCTGCCGCCACCGTCACCGCTGCCAGTACAGCAACATCGTCGGAACAGACAGCCAACCCCAGCAGTG GTGTTCCTGATACATCCACCTATCAGTATGATGAGACCTCTGGCTACTATTatgatcctcagactggcctcTACTATGACCCAAATACTCAT TATTACTACAACTCTCAGACCCAGCAGTACCTGTACTGGGACAGTGAGAAGCAGACATATGTACCTGCCGATACAAATGGTGGACAAAATGATAACGCAGCAGGCGGCAAAGAACctaaagaaaacaaggagaagaaagaaaagcccAAAAGCAAGACTGCTCAGCAG ATTGCTAAAGACATGGAACGCTGGGCTAAAACGCTCAACAAGCAGAAAGAGAACTTCAAGAGTAGCTTTCAGCCTATTAGtcaagaagagaggaaggaagcagcagctgctgatgctggCTTCACACTGTTTGAAAAGAAG CAGGCAGGAAGTCTAGACAGACTCATGCCTGAGGTGTCCAGAGGCCCAGAGGAGGAGCCACCAACCAGCTCAGTCAACACGTCCAAG TGTGGCCTTGTGGCAGCCTACAGTGGAGACAGTGAccctgaggagggaggagcagagcctgatggtgttgatggtaTCCAGGATAAGCTGACAGACTGGAAAAAGTTGGCCTGTTTGCTGTGTAGGAGGCAGTTCCCCAACAAAGAGAGTCTGATTCGACATCAGCAACTCTCTGACCTCCACAAG AAAAACCTGGAGGTTCTCCGCCGAACCAAAATGACCGAAGCAGAGCTGGAAGAgttggagagaaaagagactgAG ATGAAATACAGAGACAGGGCAGCcgaaagaagagaaaaatatggCATCCCTGAACCCCCAGCAcccaaaaagaagaaatttaGCCAACCCACGCCTGCCAT TAACTATGAACAGCCCACTAAAGACGGCCTTAACAGTGACAATATTGGGAACAAAATGCTGCAGGCCATGGGGTGGAAGGAGGGTAAAGGTCTTGGTCGCAACCAGCAGGGCATCACTACACCAATTGAG GCACAGCTGAGAACAAAAGGAGCCGGACTTGGCACCAAAGGCACCAACTACACCCTCTCTGCTTCAGACACGTACAAAGACGCAGTACGCAAAGCCATGTTTGCTCGCTTCACTGAATTGGAATGA
- the rbm5 gene encoding RNA-binding protein 5 isoform X4: protein MGADKRISRTERSGRYGSDQSRDESEWRDRRERDQERDHNMRRWCEDRRGERFEGDRRGSRDSPEDRERKRRNSDRSEDGYHSDGDYPEQDYRREPGEEKKSKTIMLWGLSPHVTEDDIRFAIDQLEGPQPVDVRLMKKKTGISRGFAFVDFYHLQDATRWMETNQKRLTIQGKSVDMHYSHPRNKYEDWLCNTCGLYNFRRRLKCFRCGAAKAESETSSNTGVSETQPSGDFYGDTIILRNIAPMTTVEAIMTALAPYANLSSNNIRLIKDKQTGQNRGFAFVQLSSPLEASQLLTILQGLQPPLKLDGKTIGVDYAKSARKDLLLPDGNRVSAFSVASTAIAAAQWSSSQPQQSSEGMSEYSYLQEGYTPMSQDYQTYYQQGIAASTSQGNGILGAAPGVKIVPTAAGVVISQNAQVYQPHIISQPAVQALALAQQLEAKPQTPGHLPGIEVASLPVAPLAAAATVTAASTATSSEQTANPSSGVPDTSTYQYDETSGYYYDPQTGLYYDPNTHYYYNSQTQQYLYWDSEKQTYVPADTNGGQNDNAAGGKEPKENKEKKEKPKSKTAQQIAKDMERWAKTLNKQKENFKSSFQPISQEERKEAAAADAGFTLFEKKAGSLDRLMPEVSRGPEEEPPTSSVNTSKCGLVAAYSGDSDPEEGGAEPDGVDGIQDKLTDWKKLACLLCRRQFPNKESLIRHQQLSDLHKKNLEVLRRTKMTEAELEELERKETEMKYRDRAAERREKYGIPEPPAPKKKKFSQPTPAINYEQPTKDGLNSDNIGNKMLQAMGWKEGKGLGRNQQGITTPIEAQLRTKGAGLGTKGTNYTLSASDTYKDAVRKAMFARFTELE from the exons ATGGGAGCTGATAAAAG GATTAGTCGCACCGAGCGCAGTGGTAGATATGGCTCTGACCAGTCCCGTGATGAATCCGAATGGCGCGACAGACGAGAAAGGGACCAAGAGCGTGATCACAACATGCGCCGCTGGTGCGAAGACAGACGCGGTGAACGTTTTGAAGGTGATCGTCGAGGATCGAGAGACAGTCCAGAG GACAGAGAAAGGAAACGGCGAAACAGTGATAGATCAGAAGATGGTTATCACTCTGACGGCGACTACCCAGAGCAGGATTACAGAAGGGAGcctggagaggagaagaagagcaagACCATCATGCTCTGGGGCCTGTCTCCTCACGTCACTGAGGATGAT ATTCGTTTTGCCATAGACCAGCTGGAGGGACCGCAGCCAGTGGATGTCAGgctgatgaaaaagaaaacgg GTATAAGCCGTGGTTTCGCCTTCGTGGACTTTTATCACTTGCAAGATGCTACCCGATGGATGGAGACCAATCAG AAACGTCTGACCATCCAAGGCAAAAGCGTGGACATGCACTACAGTCACCCCAGAAACAAGTATGAAGACTGGCTCTGCAACACT tgtggcctgtacaatTTCCGGAGGAGGCTGAAGTGCTTCAGGTGTGGAGCAGCCAAAGCTG AAAGTGAAACCAGCAGTAATACCGGAGTCTCTGAAACTCAACCCAGTGGAGATTTCTATGGCGACA CAATCATCCTGAGAAATATTGCTCCTATGACGACCGTAGAAGCCATCATGACGGCCCTGGCACCGTATGCCAATCTTTCATCTAACAACATTCGCCTCATCAAGGACAAGCAAACAGGCCAGAACAGAGGCTTTGCCTTTGTacagctctcctctcctctg GAGGCCTCTCAGCTACTAACCATCTTACAGGGACTGCAGCCTCCTCTAAAACTGGATGGAAAAACAATTGGGGTGGATTATGCTAAAAGTGCAAGAAA AGACCTTTTACTACCGGATGGGAATCGTGTCAGTGCCTTCTCTGTGGCCAGCACAGCAATTGCTGCAGCCCAGTGGTCCTCAAGTCAG ccacagcagagctcagagggAATGTCTGAGTACAGCTACCTGCAAGAAGGCTATACTCCCATGTCACAG GACTACCAGACGTACTACCAGCAGGGAATAGCAGCCAGCACCTCTCAGGGAAATGGGATTCTAGGAG CTGCCCCAGGTGTCAAGATTGTTCCAACTGCAGCTGGAGTTGTAATCTCACAGAACGCACAAGTCTACCAACCGCATATAATTTCGCAGCCTGCTGTTCAG GCACTGGCACTTGCACAGCAATTGGAGGCAAAACCCCAGACCCCAGGACATCTTCCAGGCATTGAAGTTGCGTCTTTGCCTGTTGCACCTCTAGCCGCTGCCGCCACCGTCACCGCTGCCAGTACAGCAACATCGTCGGAACAGACAGCCAACCCCAGCAGTG GTGTTCCTGATACATCCACCTATCAGTATGATGAGACCTCTGGCTACTATTatgatcctcagactggcctcTACTATGACCCAAATACTCAT TATTACTACAACTCTCAGACCCAGCAGTACCTGTACTGGGACAGTGAGAAGCAGACATATGTACCTGCCGATACAAATGGTGGACAAAATGATAACGCAGCAGGCGGCAAAGAACctaaagaaaacaaggagaagaaagaaaagcccAAAAGCAAGACTGCTCAGCAG ATTGCTAAAGACATGGAACGCTGGGCTAAAACGCTCAACAAGCAGAAAGAGAACTTCAAGAGTAGCTTTCAGCCTATTAGtcaagaagagaggaaggaagcagcagctgctgatgctggCTTCACACTGTTTGAAAAGAAG GCAGGAAGTCTAGACAGACTCATGCCTGAGGTGTCCAGAGGCCCAGAGGAGGAGCCACCAACCAGCTCAGTCAACACGTCCAAG TGTGGCCTTGTGGCAGCCTACAGTGGAGACAGTGAccctgaggagggaggagcagagcctgatggtgttgatggtaTCCAGGATAAGCTGACAGACTGGAAAAAGTTGGCCTGTTTGCTGTGTAGGAGGCAGTTCCCCAACAAAGAGAGTCTGATTCGACATCAGCAACTCTCTGACCTCCACAAG AAAAACCTGGAGGTTCTCCGCCGAACCAAAATGACCGAAGCAGAGCTGGAAGAgttggagagaaaagagactgAG ATGAAATACAGAGACAGGGCAGCcgaaagaagagaaaaatatggCATCCCTGAACCCCCAGCAcccaaaaagaagaaatttaGCCAACCCACGCCTGCCAT TAACTATGAACAGCCCACTAAAGACGGCCTTAACAGTGACAATATTGGGAACAAAATGCTGCAGGCCATGGGGTGGAAGGAGGGTAAAGGTCTTGGTCGCAACCAGCAGGGCATCACTACACCAATTGAG GCACAGCTGAGAACAAAAGGAGCCGGACTTGGCACCAAAGGCACCAACTACACCCTCTCTGCTTCAGACACGTACAAAGACGCAGTACGCAAAGCCATGTTTGCTCGCTTCACTGAATTGGAATGA